Proteins from one Poecile atricapillus isolate bPoeAtr1 chromosome 6, bPoeAtr1.hap1, whole genome shotgun sequence genomic window:
- the LOC131580327 gene encoding cytochrome P450 26A1: MGFSALVASALCTFLLPLLLFLAAVKLWDLYCVSSRDPSCPLPLPPGTMGLPFFGETLQLVLQRRKFLQMKRRKYGFIYKTHLFGRPTVRVMGAENVRHILLGEHRLVSVQWPASVRTILGSGCLSNLHNGQHKHRKKVIMRAFSRDALQHYVPVIQEEVSACLERWLGAAGPCLLVYPEVKRLMFRIAMRILLGFQPRQASPDGEQQLVEAFEEMIRNLFSLPIDVPFSGLYRGLRARNIIHAKIEENIRAKMARKEPEGGYKDALQLLMEHTQGNGEQLNMQELKESATELLFGGHETTASAATSLIAFLGLHHEVLQKVRKELQVKGLLCSSNQEKQLDMEVLEQLKYTGCVIKETLRLSPPVPGGFRIALKTLELNGYQIPKGWNVIYSICDTHDVADLFTNKEEFNPDRFMSPSPEDSSRFSFIPFGGGLRSCVGKEFAKVLLKIFTVELARSCDWQLLNGPPTMKTGPIVYPVDNLPTKFIGFSGQI; the protein is encoded by the exons ATGGGCTTCTCCGCCCTAGTCGCCAGCGCCCTGTGCaccttcctgctgcccctgctaCTCTTTCTGGCTGCCGTGAAGCTCTGGGACCTGTACTGCGTGAGCAGCCGCGACCCCAGCTGCCCGCTCCCGCTGCCCCCGGGCACCATGGGGCTCCCCTTCTTCGGGGAGAcgctgcagctggtgctgcag AGGCGGAAATTCCTGCAGATGAAACGCAGGAAATACGGCTTCATCTATAAGACTCACCTCTTTGGGCGGCCCACGGTACGGGTGATGGGCGCCGAGAACGTGCGGCACATCCTGCTGGGCGAGCACCGGCTCGTCTCCGTGCAGTGGCCCGCCTCGGTGCGGACCATCCTGGGCTCGGGCTGCCTCTCCAATCTCCACAACGGGCAGCACAAGCACCGCAAAAAG GTGATCATGCGCGCCTTCTCCCGGGACGCCCTGCAGCACTACGTGCCCGTCATCCAGGAGGAGGTGAGCGCCTGCCTGGAGCGGTGGCTGGGCGCCGCCGGGCCCTGCCTGCTCGTGTACCCCGAGGTGAAGCGCCTCATGTTTCGCATTGCCATGAGAATCCTGCTGGGCTTCCAGCCCCGCCAGGCCAGCCCCGACGGCGAGCAGCAGCTGGTCGAGGCCTTCGAGGAGATGATCCGCAACCTCTTTTCCCTGCCCATCGATGTGCCGTTCAGTGGGCTCTATAGG GGCTTGCGGGCACGCAACATCATCCATGCCAAGATCGAGGAGAACATCCGTGCCAAGATGGCCCGCAAGGAACCTGAGGGTGGCTACAAGGAtgcactgcagctgctgatGGAACACACACAGGGTAACGGGGAGCAGCTCAACATGCAG GAGCTGAAGGAGtctgccacagagctgctgttcgGGGGCCATGAAACCACTGCTAGTGCTGCCACCTCGCTGATCGCCTTCCTAGGGCTCCACCATGAAGTCCTGCAGAAAGTGAGGAAAGAACTGCAGGTGAAG GGATTACTGTGCAGCTCCAACCAAGAGAAGCAGCTGGACATGGAGGTCTTGGAGCAGCTGAAGTACACAGGCTGTGTCATCAAAGAGACCCTCAGGCTGAGCCCACCTGTTCCTGGAGGATTTCGGATTGCACTCAAGACCCTTGAGCTAAAT GGTTACCAGATCCCTAAAGGTTGGAATGTTATTTACAGTATTTGTGATACACATGATGTAGCAGATCTCTTTACCAACAAGGAAGAATTTAATCCAGATCGCTTCATGTCTCCATCTCCAGAGGACTcctctaggttcagtttcatTCCTTTTGGTGGGGGCTTGAGGAGCTGCGTGGGCAAAGAGTTTGCAAAAGTCcttctaaaaatatttacagtggAGTTGGCTCGAAGCTGTGACTGGCAGCTGCTGAATGGACCTCCTACAATGAAAACAGGCCCCATAGTGTACCCTGTGGACAATCTGCCTACCAAATTCATAGGTTTCAGCGGCCAAATCTGA
- the LOC131580324 gene encoding cytochrome P450 26C1 encodes MPAGLSWPEAAALVLLALALLVTLCRHLWALRWSLSRDRASALPLPKGSMGWPFFGETLHWLLQGSRFHSSRREKYGNVFKTHLLGRPVVRVTGAENIRKILLGEHTLVSTQWPQSTQIILGSHTLLSSTGDLHRQRRKILARVFSRAALESYLPRIQKVVSWELRGWCMEPGSIAVYSSAKTLTFRIAARILLGLRLEEKQFKDLAKTFEQLVENLFSLPLNLPFSGLRKGIKARDMLHKFMEKAIQEKLQRNNPEDHSDALDFIMNGAKEHGKELTMQELKESAIELIFAAFFTTASASTSLILLLLKHPSVIEKIRQELISHELYQQSQCCPAGPCLDTLTIQTRDREKPLSHSMAKDILQDQSQPLAPVEEDSLQSSALLEPTVPQSNSCPGPQLPAPPRLSCHCASDISLEKLSRLRYLDCVIKEVLRVLPPVSGGYRTALQTFELDGYQIPKGWSVMYSIRDTHETAAVYQSPPSSFDPDRFGAGRPEAAGRFHYIPFGGGARSCIGKELAQTILKLLAIELVSTARWELATPGYPTMQTVPIVHPVDDGLQLYFHPLQPSQGQEA; translated from the exons ATGCCGGCTGGGCTCTCCTGGCCCGAGGCGGCGgcgctggtgctgctggccctggcgCTGCTGGTCACCCTGTGCCGGCACCTGTGGGCGCTGCGCTGGAGCCTCAGCCGGGACCGCGCCAGCGCCCTGCCCCTGCCCAAGGGCTCCATGGGCTGGCCCTTCTTCGGGGAGACTCTGCACTGGCTGCTCCAG GGCTCCCGCTTCCACAGCTCTCGGCGGGAGAAGTACGGAAACGTCTTCAAGACCCACCTCCTGGGCCGGCCCGTGGTGCGGGTGACGGGTGCTGAGAACATCCGCAAGATCCTGCTGGGTGAGCACACGCTGGTCAGCACACAGTGGCCCCAAAGCACCCAGATCATCCTGGGCTCCCATACTCTGCTCAGCTCCACTGGCGACCTGCACCGCCAGCGTCGCAAG ATCCTGGCCAGAGTCTTCAGCCGTGCCGCCCTTGAGAGCTACCTGCCGCGGATCCAGAAGGTTGTGAGCTGGGAGCTGCGGGGCTGGTGCATGGAGCCAGGCTCTATCGCAGTTTATTCCTCCGCTAAAACCTTAACTTTCCGCATTGCAGCTCGGATTCTGCTGGGGCTCCGCCTGGAGGAAAAGCAGTTCAAGGATCTGGCCAAAACTTTTGAACAGCTGGTGGAGAACCTCTTCTCCCTGCCCCTCAACCTACCCTTCAGTGGGCTGCGCAAG GGAATCAAAGCACGGGACATGCTACATAAGTTTATGGAGAAGGCTATACAGGAAAAACTTCAGAGAAACAACCCAGAAGACCACAGTGATGCTCTGGATTTCATAATGAACGGTGCCAAGGAGCATGGCAAAGAACTCACCATGCAGGAGCTAAAG GAATCAGCAATTGAGCTCATATTTGCTGCCTTTTTCACCACGGCTAGTGCTAGCACGTCTCTGATCCTCCTGCTATTGAAGCATCCCTCAGTGATTGAAAAAATAAGGCAGGAGCTGATATCCCATGAGTTGTACCAGCAGAGTCAGTGCTGCCCTGCAGGACCCTGTCTGGACACCCTGACCATCCAGACCAGGGATAGAGAGAAACCACTTTCCCACTCCATGGCCAAAGACATTCTCCAGgaccagagccagcccctgGCCCCAGTGGAGGAAGATTCCCTCCAGTCCAGTGCCCTGCTGGAGCCCACTGTCCCCCAGAGCAACTCCTGCCCTGGCCCCCAGCTCCCGGCCCCACCAAGGCTAAGCTGTCACTGCGCCTCAGacatcagcctggagaagctgagCCGCCTGCGCTACCTGGACTGTGTGATTAAGGAGGTGCTGCGGGTGCTGCCCCCGGTCTCCGGAGGCTACAGGACGGCACTGCAGACTTTTGAGCTCGAT ggTTACCAGATCCCCAAAGGCTGGAGCGTCATGTACAGCATCCGTGACACACATGAGACAGCTGCTGTCTAccagagcccccccagcagCTTTGACCCAGACCGCTTTGGTGCTGGCCGGCCGGAGGCTGCAGGCCGGTTCCACTACATCCCCTTCGGTGGAGGGGCACGGAGCTGCATTGGAAAGGAGCTGGCACAGACCATCCTCAAGCTGCTGGCCATTGAGCTGGTCAGCACGGCCCGCTGGGAGCTGGCCACCCCTGGCTACCCCACTATGCAGACCGTGCCCATCGTGCACCCTGTCGACGATGGGCTGCAGCTCTACTTCCACCCCTTGCAGCCCAGCCAAGGCCAGGAGGCCTGA